Proteins from a genomic interval of Micromonospora sp. NBC_00389:
- a CDS encoding Tex family protein, which yields MQGGTHFRRRIEIVTQSVHQRIADELGVAERQVRAAVELLDGGATVPFIARYRKEATGLLDDTQLRTLEERLRYLRELDERRAAVLESIRGQGKLDEALEAQIMATDSKSRLEDIYLPYKPKRRTRAQIAREAGLAPLAETLLADPTQDPRATAAGFVDPEKGVADAPAALEGARAILIETFAEDADLIGTLREQMWSRGRLVSRVREGQQAAGAKFADYFDFSEPYPKLPSHRILAMFRGEKESVLDLTMEPEEAGEADAAPTGPSRYEAAIAGRFGVSDAGRPADRWLADTVRWAWRTRILIHLGADLRMRLWQAAEEEAVRVFATNLRDLLLAAPAGTRSTMGLDPGLRTGVKVAVVDATGKVVATDTIYPHEPRRQWDASIETLARLAGAHGVELIAIGNGTASRETDKLAGELIKRHPQLNLTKVVVSEAGASVYSASAYASQELPGLDVSLRGAVSIARRLQDPLAELVKIDPRSIGVGQYQHDLSEVKLSRSLDAVVEDCVNGVGVDVNTASAPLLTRVSGIGAGLAENIVLHRDANGPFRSRAELKKVARLGPKAFEQCAGFLRIPGGDDPLDSSSVHPEAYPVVRRILASTGQDVRSLIGKSAILHGLRATDFVDDTFGLPTVTDILAELEKPGRDPRPEFRTATFVEGVEKISDLTPGMVLEGVVTNVAAFGAFVDVGVHQDGLVHVSAMSNTFVKDPRDVVKSGDVVRVKVLDVDVPRKRISLTLRLEDEAGASTGRSPEGGRRERGGPRGERGGAGGQRGGQDGQRGGQGGQRGGQGGQRGGQSRQGDGRAGARGDRGTSRGGPQQLQGRGGSTPPPTNDAMADALRRAGLA from the coding sequence ATGCAGGGCGGTACCCACTTCCGAAGGCGGATCGAGATCGTGACCCAGTCTGTTCATCAGCGGATCGCCGACGAGCTCGGCGTGGCCGAGCGTCAGGTGCGGGCGGCCGTGGAGCTGCTCGACGGCGGCGCCACCGTGCCGTTCATCGCCCGCTACCGCAAGGAGGCCACCGGCCTGCTCGACGACACCCAGCTGCGCACCCTGGAGGAGCGGCTGCGCTACCTGCGGGAGCTGGACGAGCGGCGGGCCGCGGTGCTGGAGTCGATCCGCGGCCAGGGCAAGCTGGACGAGGCCCTGGAAGCGCAGATCATGGCCACCGACTCGAAGTCCCGGCTGGAGGACATCTACCTGCCGTACAAGCCGAAGCGGCGCACCCGGGCGCAGATCGCCCGAGAGGCCGGGCTGGCGCCGCTGGCCGAGACGCTGCTGGCCGACCCGACCCAGGACCCGCGGGCCACCGCCGCCGGGTTCGTCGACCCGGAGAAGGGCGTCGCCGACGCCCCCGCCGCGCTGGAGGGCGCCCGGGCGATCCTGATCGAGACCTTCGCCGAGGACGCCGACCTGATCGGCACGCTGCGTGAGCAGATGTGGTCGCGGGGCCGGCTGGTCTCCCGGGTACGCGAGGGCCAGCAGGCCGCCGGCGCCAAATTCGCCGACTACTTCGACTTCTCCGAGCCGTACCCGAAGCTGCCCTCGCACCGGATCTTGGCCATGTTCCGGGGCGAGAAGGAGAGCGTGCTCGACCTGACCATGGAACCGGAGGAGGCCGGCGAGGCGGACGCCGCGCCGACCGGCCCGAGCCGGTACGAGGCGGCCATCGCCGGCCGGTTCGGCGTGTCCGACGCGGGCCGCCCGGCCGACCGTTGGCTGGCCGACACGGTCCGCTGGGCCTGGCGTACCCGGATCCTCATCCACCTCGGGGCGGACCTGCGGATGCGACTCTGGCAGGCGGCCGAGGAGGAGGCCGTCCGGGTCTTCGCCACCAACCTGCGCGACCTGCTGCTAGCGGCCCCGGCCGGCACCCGGTCCACCATGGGCCTCGACCCGGGCCTGCGCACCGGCGTCAAGGTGGCCGTGGTGGACGCCACCGGCAAGGTGGTCGCCACCGACACCATCTACCCGCACGAGCCGCGGCGGCAGTGGGACGCCTCCATCGAGACCCTGGCCCGGCTCGCCGGGGCGCACGGCGTCGAGCTGATCGCGATCGGCAACGGCACCGCCTCCCGGGAGACCGACAAGCTCGCCGGTGAGCTGATCAAGCGGCACCCGCAGCTCAACCTCACCAAGGTGGTGGTCTCCGAGGCCGGCGCGTCGGTCTACTCCGCCTCCGCGTACGCGTCTCAGGAACTGCCCGGGCTGGACGTGTCGCTGCGCGGCGCGGTCTCGATCGCCCGGCGGCTGCAGGACCCCCTGGCCGAGCTGGTAAAGATCGACCCGCGTTCGATCGGCGTCGGGCAGTACCAGCACGACCTGTCCGAGGTGAAGCTCTCCCGTTCGCTGGACGCGGTGGTCGAGGACTGCGTCAACGGGGTCGGCGTCGACGTCAACACCGCCTCGGCTCCCCTGCTCACCCGGGTCTCCGGCATCGGCGCCGGGCTGGCGGAGAACATCGTGCTGCACCGGGACGCCAACGGCCCGTTCCGCTCCCGGGCGGAGCTGAAGAAGGTGGCCCGGCTCGGCCCGAAGGCGTTCGAGCAGTGCGCGGGCTTCCTGCGCATCCCCGGTGGCGACGACCCGCTGGACTCCTCCAGCGTGCACCCGGAGGCCTACCCGGTGGTCCGCCGGATCCTGGCCAGCACCGGGCAGGACGTGCGCTCGCTGATCGGGAAGTCGGCGATCCTGCACGGGCTGCGGGCCACCGACTTCGTCGACGACACGTTCGGCCTGCCCACCGTCACCGACATCCTCGCCGAGCTGGAGAAGCCCGGCCGGGACCCGCGGCCCGAGTTCCGCACCGCCACCTTCGTCGAAGGCGTGGAGAAGATCAGCGACCTCACCCCGGGCATGGTGCTGGAGGGCGTGGTCACCAACGTCGCCGCGTTCGGCGCGTTCGTCGACGTCGGCGTGCACCAGGACGGCCTGGTGCACGTCTCGGCGATGTCGAACACCTTCGTCAAGGACCCGCGGGACGTGGTGAAGTCCGGGGACGTGGTGCGGGTCAAGGTGCTCGACGTGGACGTGCCGCGCAAGCGGATCTCGCTGACCCTGCGGTTGGAGGACGAGGCTGGGGCGAGCACCGGCCGGTCGCCCGAGGGGGGCCGCCGCGAGCGGGGCGGTCCCCGAGGCGAGCGCGGCGGCGCGGGCGGCCAGCGCGGTGGCCAGGATGGCCAGCGCGGTGGCCAGGGTGGCCAGCGCGGTGGCCAGGGTGGCCAGCGCGGTGGTCAGAGCCGGCAGGGCGACGGTCGGGCTGGCGCGCGGGGGGACCGGGGCACCTCCCGGGGCGGGCCGCAGCAGCTGCAGGGCCGAGGCGGCTCCACCCCACCCCCGACCAACGACGCGATGGCGGATGCGCTGCGGCGGGCCGGCCTGGCCTGA
- a CDS encoding MBL fold metallo-hydrolase: MAPAERTDIERSLGRRMRGTAGLAALAGLAWVARDVPAALGGRLAGARAERAARSPQFRDGTFHNQAGTRTMVADPGRNLLRELIFGKQKRRPTAPVPLLRPSAPQAADTADELTIVWYGHASALIEIEGRRVLLDPVWSERCSPSGLVGPRRLHEPPVRLDELPPLDAILISHDHYDHLDMATVRALLAGQSAPFLVPLGVGAHLDRWGVPADRIIELDWAESHQVAGLEITATAAQHFSGRGLRRDGTLWSSWVVAGARRKVFYTGDSGYFAGYAAIGAEHGPFDVTLMQIGAYDRAWPSIHMFPEEAVNAHLDLRGGLFIPVHWATFNLALHDWSEPVNRLWAEAKARDVQLAVPRPGERVVVDDPPAVDGWWQSVA; encoded by the coding sequence ATGGCACCAGCGGAGCGCACGGACATCGAACGGTCGCTCGGGCGACGGATGCGGGGCACGGCCGGGCTGGCCGCGCTGGCCGGCCTGGCCTGGGTGGCCCGGGACGTGCCGGCGGCACTCGGCGGCCGGCTCGCCGGGGCCCGGGCCGAACGGGCGGCCCGCTCGCCACAGTTTCGCGACGGTACCTTCCACAACCAGGCCGGCACCCGCACCATGGTCGCCGACCCGGGCCGCAACCTGCTCCGCGAGCTGATCTTCGGCAAGCAGAAGCGGCGCCCGACCGCGCCCGTGCCGCTGCTGCGTCCGAGCGCACCGCAGGCCGCCGACACCGCCGACGAGCTCACCATCGTCTGGTACGGCCACGCCTCGGCGCTGATCGAGATCGAGGGCCGGCGGGTGCTGCTCGACCCGGTCTGGAGCGAGCGCTGCTCGCCGTCTGGCCTGGTCGGCCCCCGCCGGCTGCACGAGCCGCCGGTGCGCCTGGACGAGCTGCCGCCGCTGGACGCCATCCTGATCTCCCACGACCACTACGACCACCTGGACATGGCCACCGTGCGGGCACTGCTGGCCGGGCAGTCCGCACCGTTCCTGGTGCCGCTCGGGGTGGGCGCACACCTGGACCGGTGGGGCGTACCCGCCGACCGGATCATCGAGCTGGACTGGGCCGAGTCGCACCAGGTCGCCGGGCTGGAGATCACCGCCACCGCCGCCCAGCACTTCTCCGGCCGGGGGCTGCGCCGCGACGGCACGCTCTGGAGCTCCTGGGTGGTCGCCGGGGCCCGACGCAAGGTCTTCTACACCGGCGACTCCGGCTACTTCGCCGGCTACGCGGCGATCGGCGCGGAGCATGGGCCGTTCGACGTGACGCTGATGCAGATCGGCGCGTACGACCGGGCCTGGCCGAGCATCCACATGTTCCCCGAGGAGGCGGTCAACGCCCACCTCGACCTGCGCGGCGGGCTGTTCATCCCGGTGCACTGGGCGACGTTCAACCTGGCCCTGCACGATTGGTCCGAGCCGGTGAACCGGCTGTGGGCCGAGGCGAAGGCCCGCGATGTCCAGCTGGCCGTGCCCCGCCCGGGTGAGCGGGTGGTGGTCGATGATCCGCCGGCCGTGGACGGCTGGTGGCAGTCGGTCGCCTGA
- a CDS encoding deoxyguanosinetriphosphate triphosphohydrolase family protein: MESAAEPRARRLFGGSARALGDLTANPFRADRDRIVGSPFFARLGGVTQVISPVGSGLLVHNRLTHSLKVAQVARAIAERLTADERWRDLLDKLGGCDPDVVEAAALAHDLGHPPFGHLGERVLDRLARQRLGLTDGFEGNAQSYRIVTSTEIRGAATTGLDLTAAVRAAMLKYPWTRLDYPDSHPRLLDPPPRGATPPPDDPESGSSKFGAYRTELDDLRQAREPFAGRIPDWQQTVEASVMDTADDIAYAIHDVEDFYRVGVLQQGSVSAELMAWQRESGHFRAITDAALATAARRPGAAIERLRRQLHSKDAWIADDDAFAAAVEHVREELVDGLLAMPFDGSIEAEQYMARFSARWSTRFVEAITVTEHPSVRSGYVLLGCAQWHEVQVLKFVHHRFVLARPDLALHQRGQARLLGTLVEALWEWLLDPEEESRLPRRLHDLVELAEAELHPRTPDRIGRARGRAIVDFVAQLTDGQAVAMLDALSGRSGALWTDAFVL, from the coding sequence ATGGAATCAGCTGCGGAGCCGCGCGCCCGGCGGCTCTTCGGCGGCAGCGCCCGGGCCCTCGGCGACCTCACCGCCAACCCGTTTCGCGCCGACCGGGACCGGATCGTCGGCTCGCCCTTCTTCGCTCGCCTCGGCGGTGTCACGCAGGTGATCAGCCCGGTCGGCTCCGGCCTGCTGGTGCACAACCGGCTCACCCACAGCCTGAAGGTCGCCCAGGTGGCCCGGGCGATCGCCGAGCGGCTGACGGCCGACGAGCGGTGGCGCGACCTGCTGGACAAGCTCGGCGGCTGCGACCCGGACGTGGTGGAGGCCGCGGCGCTCGCCCACGACCTCGGCCACCCACCGTTCGGGCACCTGGGGGAGCGGGTGCTGGACCGGCTGGCCCGGCAGCGCCTCGGCCTCACCGACGGCTTCGAGGGCAACGCCCAGTCGTACCGGATCGTCACCAGCACCGAGATCCGCGGCGCGGCCACCACCGGGTTGGACCTGACCGCCGCGGTCCGCGCGGCGATGCTGAAGTACCCGTGGACCCGGCTGGACTACCCCGACTCGCACCCCCGCCTGCTGGACCCGCCGCCGCGCGGGGCCACCCCGCCGCCGGACGACCCGGAGAGCGGCTCGTCGAAGTTCGGCGCGTACCGGACCGAGCTCGACGACCTGCGGCAGGCCCGAGAGCCGTTCGCCGGCCGCATACCGGACTGGCAGCAGACCGTGGAGGCGTCCGTGATGGACACTGCCGACGACATCGCGTACGCCATCCACGACGTGGAGGACTTCTACCGGGTCGGGGTGCTCCAGCAGGGCTCGGTCTCCGCCGAGCTGATGGCCTGGCAGCGGGAGAGCGGGCACTTCCGGGCGATCACCGACGCGGCGCTGGCCACCGCGGCCCGGCGGCCCGGTGCGGCGATCGAGCGGCTGCGCCGGCAGCTGCACAGCAAGGACGCCTGGATCGCCGACGACGACGCGTTCGCCGCCGCAGTCGAGCACGTCCGGGAGGAGTTGGTCGACGGGCTGCTGGCGATGCCGTTCGACGGCTCGATCGAGGCCGAGCAGTACATGGCGCGATTCTCCGCCCGCTGGTCCACCCGCTTCGTCGAGGCGATCACGGTGACCGAGCACCCGTCGGTGCGCTCCGGGTACGTGCTGCTCGGCTGCGCCCAGTGGCACGAGGTGCAGGTGCTCAAATTCGTGCACCACCGGTTCGTGCTGGCCCGCCCGGACCTCGCCCTGCACCAGCGCGGCCAGGCCCGCCTGCTGGGCACCCTGGTCGAGGCGCTGTGGGAGTGGCTGCTCGACCCGGAGGAGGAGTCCCGGCTGCCCCGCCGGCTGCACGACCTGGTCGAGCTGGCCGAGGCGGAACTGCACCCGCGCACCCCGGACCGGATCGGCCGGGCCCGGGGGCGGGCCATCGTGGACTTCGTCGCGCAGCTCACCGACGGCCAGGCGGTGGCCATGCTGGACGCGCTTTCCGGCCGCTCCGGCGCGCTCTGGACCGACGCCTTCGTGCTCTGA
- a CDS encoding serine hydrolase: MNRRTALGLGTVATAGTVLGATAPASAAEGTEAAPTTPAQAGRRVATSYTRHSTEAGGNWQAYVSVTDPAGPPVVAVTAEADRRIEAYSLNKIAVATTVLDKVDRGLLTLDQRVEVTAAIVVPGGDGIFSLDGAYPSSVTLGHVLATLLTVSDDTAVRLCGLVCPAAELNAILVAKGFPNTQVEPVANPNRFFLGTSTPRETHDLLRALVAGTLLSPTSTAFLLGLLRSPVAFTDGIRRTMSSEERARIATKAGWFADARHEAGVIFDRSGAAVLTYALFADRQADPDDFGATHPAVQARAAMGPRFLAAVDRLAGAGTAYRMAARRPSNGG, encoded by the coding sequence GTGAACCGCAGGACCGCGCTCGGGCTGGGCACGGTGGCCACCGCCGGTACGGTGCTCGGCGCCACCGCCCCGGCGAGCGCCGCTGAGGGCACCGAGGCCGCCCCGACCACTCCGGCCCAGGCCGGCCGTCGGGTCGCCACCAGCTATACCCGGCACAGCACCGAGGCCGGCGGCAACTGGCAGGCGTACGTGAGCGTGACCGACCCGGCCGGCCCGCCGGTGGTCGCGGTGACGGCCGAGGCGGACCGGCGGATCGAGGCGTACAGCCTCAACAAGATCGCGGTGGCCACGACGGTCCTGGACAAGGTCGACCGAGGGCTGCTGACACTGGACCAGCGGGTCGAGGTGACCGCGGCGATCGTCGTGCCGGGCGGTGACGGCATCTTCAGCCTGGACGGCGCGTACCCGAGCAGCGTGACTCTCGGGCACGTGCTGGCCACCCTGCTGACCGTCTCCGACGATACGGCGGTGCGGCTGTGCGGGCTGGTCTGCCCGGCCGCCGAGCTGAACGCCATCCTGGTCGCCAAGGGCTTCCCGAACACCCAGGTCGAGCCGGTGGCCAATCCGAACCGGTTCTTCCTCGGCACCAGCACCCCCCGGGAGACGCACGACCTGCTGCGCGCCCTGGTCGCCGGCACCCTGCTCTCGCCCACCTCGACGGCGTTCCTGCTCGGGCTGCTGCGCTCCCCGGTGGCGTTCACCGACGGCATCCGGCGCACCATGTCCTCGGAGGAGCGGGCGCGTATCGCCACCAAGGCCGGCTGGTTCGCCGACGCCCGGCACGAGGCCGGGGTGATCTTCGACCGATCCGGCGCCGCGGTGCTCACCTACGCGCTCTTCGCCGACAGGCAGGCCGACCCGGACGACTTCGGCGCCACCCACCCGGCGGTGCAGGCCCGGGCCGCCATGGGCCCCCGGTTCCTGGCCGCGGTGGACCGGCTCGCCGGCGCCGGCACGGCGTACCGGATGGCGGCACGGCGGCCCAGTAACGGCGGCTGA
- a CDS encoding succinate dehydrogenase/fumarate reductase iron-sulfur subunit, with amino-acid sequence MNLTLRIWRQKGPEDKGRMVTYPVDDVSPDMSFLEMLDVLNERLILAGEDPVAFDHDCREGICGMCGLMINGDAHGPQRGTTACQLHMRQFKDGETIDIEPWRASAFPVIKDLVVNRGAFDKIIAAGGYITAPTGSAPEAHSTQVAKANADAAFESAACIGCGACVAACPNGSGMLFTAAKLTQLSLLPQGQPERYTRVIGMVDAHDEAGFGGCTNAGECTPACPKGIPLNTIGRLNRDYLMATSKRADNTPGA; translated from the coding sequence GTGAACCTGACCCTGCGCATCTGGCGCCAGAAGGGCCCTGAGGACAAGGGTCGGATGGTGACCTACCCGGTCGACGACGTGTCCCCGGACATGTCGTTCCTGGAGATGCTCGACGTGCTCAACGAGCGGCTGATCCTCGCCGGCGAGGACCCGGTGGCGTTCGACCACGACTGCCGCGAGGGCATCTGCGGCATGTGCGGTCTGATGATCAACGGTGACGCGCACGGGCCGCAGCGCGGTACCACCGCGTGCCAGCTGCACATGCGGCAGTTCAAGGACGGCGAGACGATCGACATCGAGCCGTGGCGGGCCAGCGCCTTCCCGGTCATCAAGGACCTGGTGGTCAACCGGGGCGCCTTTGACAAGATCATCGCTGCCGGTGGCTACATCACCGCGCCGACCGGCAGCGCGCCTGAGGCGCACTCCACCCAGGTGGCCAAGGCCAACGCGGACGCCGCCTTCGAGTCGGCGGCCTGCATCGGCTGCGGTGCGTGCGTGGCGGCCTGCCCGAACGGCTCCGGCATGCTCTTCACCGCCGCCAAGCTCACCCAGCTCTCGCTGCTGCCGCAGGGCCAGCCCGAGCGGTACACCCGGGTGATCGGCATGGTCGACGCGCACGACGAGGCCGGCTTCGGCGGCTGCACCAACGCGGGCGAGTGCACCCCGGCCTGCCCGAAGGGCATCCCGCTGAACACCATCGGGCGGCTCAACCGCGACTACCTCATGGCCACCTCGAAGCGGGCCGACAACACCCCCGGCGCCTGA